In one window of Gossypium hirsutum isolate 1008001.06 chromosome A01, Gossypium_hirsutum_v2.1, whole genome shotgun sequence DNA:
- the LOC107932670 gene encoding LOW QUALITY PROTEIN: ethylene receptor (The sequence of the model RefSeq protein was modified relative to this genomic sequence to represent the inferred CDS: inserted 1 base in 1 codon), with translation MDSCNCIEPQWPPDDLLMKYQYISDFFIALAYFSIPLELIYFVKKSAVFPYRWVLVQFGAFIVLCGATHLINLWTFTMHTRTVAMVMTTAKVFTAVVSCATALMLVHIIPDLLSVKTRELFXKNKAAELDREMGLIRTQEETGRHVRMLTHEIRSTLDRHTILKTTLVELGRTLALEECALWMPTRTGLELQLSYTLRQQNPVGYTVPIHLPVINQVFSSSHAVKISPNCPVARIRPAGKYMPGEVVAVRVPLLHLSNFQINDWPELSTKRYALMVLMLPSDSARQWHVHELELVEVVADQVAVALSHAAILEESMRARDLLMEQNVALDLARREAETAIRARNDFLAVMNHEMRTPMHAIIALSSLLQETELTPEQRLMVETILKSSNLLSTLINDVLDLSRLEDGSLQLDLGTFNLFAVFREVLNLIKPIASVKKLHVSLNLAPDLPEYAIGDEKHLMQTILNVVGNAVKFSKEGSISITAIVAKSELLRDSRTPEFFPVPSDNHFYLRVQVKESGVGISPQDIPKLFTKFAQTQSMATRNSGGSGLGLAICKRFVNLMEGHIWIESDGLGKGCTAIFMVKLGIPERLNEPKLPFMPKVPTNHGPTAFPGLKVLVMDENGVSRMVTKGLLVHLGCDVTMVSSSEECLHVVSHEHKVVFMDVCVPGMDGYEVAIRINEKFTKRHERPIIVALTGNTDKVTKENCMRVGMDGVILKPVSLDKMRSVLTDLLEHRVLFEAI, from the exons ATGGATTCTTGCAATTGTATTGAGCCGCAATGGCCACCAGATGATCTGTTAATGAAATATCAATATATTTCCGACTTCTTCATTGCACTTGCTTATTTCTCAATTCCTTTAGAGCTTATATACTTTGTGAAGAAATCTGCCGTGTTTCCATATAGATGGGTACTTGTGCAATTTGGTGCCTTTATAGTACTTTGTGGTGCAACGCATCTTATTAACCTGTGGACTTTTACAATGCATACGAGAACTGTGGCTATGGTAATGACAACTGCTAAGGTTTTTACTGCTGTGGTATCCTGTGCAACTGCCTTGATGCTGGTGCATATTATTCCTGATTTATTGAGTGTTAAAACCCgagaattat tgaaaaataaggcCGCCGAGCTAGATAGAGAAATGGGTCTAATTCGTACACAAGAGGAAACAGGTCGACATGTCAGGATGCTTACACATGAGATCAGAAGCACTTTGGATAGACATACAATATTAAAAACCACTCTTGTTGAATTGGGTCGAACTTTGGCACTAGAAGAATGTGCCCTGTGGATGCCAACACGTACTGGACTTGAGCTCCAACTTTCATACACTCTTCGTCAACAGAATCCAGTTGGGTATACTGTGCCAATCCATCTTCCTGTGATCAATCAGGTATTTAGTAGCAGTCATGCAGTAAAAATATCCCCAAATTGTCCCGTTGCACGAATACGCCCTGCAGGGAAGTACATGCCTGGGGAGGTGGTTGCTGTTCGTGTCCCACTCCTGCATCTCTCTAACTTCCAAATTAATGATTGGCCGGAGCTTTCAACAAAACGATATGCTTTGATGGTTTTGATGCTCCCTTCAGATAGTGCAAGGCAATGGCATGTCCACGAACTGGAGCTTGTTGAAGTAGTTGCTGATCAG GTGGCCGTTGCTCTTTCGCATGCTGCAATTTTAGAAGAGTCAATGAGGGCTAGGGATCTTCTTATGGAGCAGAATGTGGCACTTGACCTTGCCAGAAGAGAAGCAGAGACGGCCATCCGTGCTCGAAATGATTTCTTGGCTGTTATGAATCACGAGATGAGAACCCCAATGCATGCTATTATTGCTCTATCTTCTTTACTGCAGGAAACTGAATTAACACCTGAACAACGTCTGATGGTTGAAACGATTCTCAAGAGTAGTAACCTTCTTTCAACTCTAATAAATGATGTATTGGATCTTTCGAGGCTGGAAGATGGCAGCCTTCAACTAGACCTTGGAACTTTTAACCTTTTTGCCGTATTCAGAGAG GTCCTTAACTTGATCAAGCCCATTGCATCTGTTAAAAAGCTTCATGTTTCATTAAATTTGGCTCCGGACTTGCCTGAATATGCCATTGGTGATGAGAAGCACCTGATGCAAACAATTTTAAATGTCGTTGGTAATGCTGTGAAGTTTTCAAAGGAGGGCAGCATTTCAATCACTGCTATTGTTGCAAAATCAGAATTACTGAGAGATTCTCGGACCCCTGAATTTTTCCCTGTGCCTAGCGATAATCACTTTTATTTGCGTGTACAG GTGAAAGAGTCAGGTGTAGGGATTAGCCCCCAAGATATTCCAAAGTTATTTACCAAATTTGCACAAACTCAATCAATGGCAACACGAAACTCTGGTGGCAGTGGTCTAGGTCTTGCCATTTGTAAGAG ATTCGTAAATCTAATGGAGGGACATATTTGGATCGAGAGTGACGGTCTTGGTAAGGGATGTACTGCTATCTTCATGGTAAAACTCGGCATCCCGGAACGGTTGAACGAACCTAAACTTCCTTTCATGCCTAAAGTACCAACAAATCATGGTCCAACAGCTTTTCCCGGGCTTAAAGTTCTGGTTATGGATGAGAATGG GGTTAGCCGGATGGTGACTAAGGGGCTTCTTGTGCATCTTGGGTGTGATGTAACGATGGTAAGCTCGAGTGAAGAGTGTTTGCATGTAGTTTCTCATGAGCACAAGGTTGTTTTCATGGATGTTTGTGTTCCTGGTATGGATGGTTACGAAGTCGCAATCCGCATAAACGAGAAATTCACAAAGCGCCATGAAAGGCCGATAATAGTAGCGCTCACCGGAAATACGGACAAGGTGACGAAAGAGAACTGCATGAGAGTCGGTATGGATGGTGTTATATTGAAACCTGTTTCACTTGATAAAATGAGAAGTGTTTTAACGGATCTTTTGGAGCATCGAGTTCTTTTCGAGGCAATATAA
- the LOC107932691 gene encoding polyadenylate-binding protein-interacting protein 9 isoform X5, whose amino-acid sequence MAAVADKSGEAALVAAAANDKKNSLVVETPKSESKEFNVQNLVDMFTKLNPLAKEFFPSSYQQNQTKNDGKFNQVPVGNKSVGNENFSNRGRRNNSNQGRRRLNGKAFRAQRDDSIRQTVYVSDIDQNVTEEQLAGLFSNCGQVVDCRVCGDPHSVLRFAFVEFADEEGARAALNLNGIMLGFYPVRVLPSKTAILPVNPTFLPRSEDEREMCTRTVYCTNIDKKVSQAEVKNFFESACGEAESAIVALNCSGMVLGTQPIRVSPSKTPVRPRVARPTLV is encoded by the exons ATGGCTGCAGTTGCTGACAAGTCAGGTGAGGCAGCGCTAGTAGCCGCAGCTGCTAATGACAAGAAGAACAGTTTGGTGGTGGAAACACCCAAATCAGAATCAAAGGAATTCAATGTCCAAAACCTGGTTGATATGTTCACAAAGTTGAATCCTTTGGCCAAAGAATTTTTCCCATCTTCTTATCAACAAAATCAGACCAAAAATGATGGCAAATTTAATCAGGTGCCTGTTGGTAACAAATCAGTTGGAAATGAGAATTTCTCCAACAGAGGG AGGAGAAATAACTCCAACCAAGGTAGGAGAAGGCTTAATGGTAAAGCTTTTCGAGCTCAACGAGATGATAGTATTAGGCAAACAGTATATGTTTCTGATATTGATCAGAAT GTTACTGAAGAGCAACTTGCTGGCTTATTTAGTAATTGTGGACAA GTTGTTGATTGCCGAGTTTGTGGTGATCCACATTCAGTTCTTCGGTTTGCATTTGTGGAATTCGCAGATGAAG AAGGTGCACGAGCTGCTTTGAACCTCAATGGGATAATGCTAGGGTTTTATCCAGTTAGGGTCTTGCCTTCGAAAACTGCCATCCTTCCCGTGAACCCCACATTTCTACCTAGG TCAGAAGATGAAAGGGAAATGTGTACCAGGACGGTTTATTGTACAAATATTGACAAGAAG GTTTCCCAAGCTGAAGTGAAGAATTTCTTCGAATCAGCCTGTGGTGAG GCGGAAAGTGCCATAGTCGCACTGAATTGTAGTGGAATGGTGCTAGGAACCCAGCCTATCAG GGTAAGTCCTTCGAAGACACCCGTGAGGCCGCGAGTTGCCCGTCCGACATTGGTTTAA
- the LOC107932691 gene encoding polyadenylate-binding protein-interacting protein 9 isoform X3 translates to MAAVADKSGEAALVAAAANDKKNSLVVETPKSESKEFNVQNLVDMFTKLNPLAKEFFPSSYQQNQTKNDGKFNQRRNNSNQGRRRLNGKAFRAQRDDSIRQTVYVSDIDQNVTEEQLAGLFSNCGQVVDCRVCGDPHSVLRFAFVEFADEEGARAALNLNGIMLGFYPVRVLPSKTAILPVNPTFLPRSEDEREMCTRTVYCTNIDKKVSQAEVKNFFESACGEVTRLRLLGDNVHSTRIAFVEFAMAESAIVALNCSGMVLGTQPIRVSPSKTPVRPRVARPTLV, encoded by the exons ATGGCTGCAGTTGCTGACAAGTCAGGTGAGGCAGCGCTAGTAGCCGCAGCTGCTAATGACAAGAAGAACAGTTTGGTGGTGGAAACACCCAAATCAGAATCAAAGGAATTCAATGTCCAAAACCTGGTTGATATGTTCACAAAGTTGAATCCTTTGGCCAAAGAATTTTTCCCATCTTCTTATCAACAAAATCAGACCAAAAATGATGGCAAATTTAATCAG AGGAGAAATAACTCCAACCAAGGTAGGAGAAGGCTTAATGGTAAAGCTTTTCGAGCTCAACGAGATGATAGTATTAGGCAAACAGTATATGTTTCTGATATTGATCAGAAT GTTACTGAAGAGCAACTTGCTGGCTTATTTAGTAATTGTGGACAA GTTGTTGATTGCCGAGTTTGTGGTGATCCACATTCAGTTCTTCGGTTTGCATTTGTGGAATTCGCAGATGAAG AAGGTGCACGAGCTGCTTTGAACCTCAATGGGATAATGCTAGGGTTTTATCCAGTTAGGGTCTTGCCTTCGAAAACTGCCATCCTTCCCGTGAACCCCACATTTCTACCTAGG TCAGAAGATGAAAGGGAAATGTGTACCAGGACGGTTTATTGTACAAATATTGACAAGAAG GTTTCCCAAGCTGAAGTGAAGAATTTCTTCGAATCAGCCTGTGGTGAG GTAACTCGATTGAGGCTTTTAGGTGATAATGTTCATTCAACCCGAATTGCTTTTGTTGAATTTGCCATG GCGGAAAGTGCCATAGTCGCACTGAATTGTAGTGGAATGGTGCTAGGAACCCAGCCTATCAG GGTAAGTCCTTCGAAGACACCCGTGAGGCCGCGAGTTGCCCGTCCGACATTGGTTTAA
- the LOC107932691 gene encoding polyadenylate-binding protein-interacting protein 9 isoform X6 codes for MAAVADKSGEAALVAAAANDKKNSLVVETPKSESKEFNVQNLVDMFTKLNPLAKEFFPSSYQQNQTKNDGKFNQRRNNSNQGRRRLNGKAFRAQRDDSIRQTVYVSDIDQNVTEEQLAGLFSNCGQVVDCRVCGDPHSVLRFAFVEFADEGARAALNLNGIMLGFYPVRVLPSKTAILPVNPTFLPRSEDEREMCTRTVYCTNIDKKVSQAEVKNFFESACGEAESAIVALNCSGMVLGTQPIRVSPSKTPVRPRVARPTLV; via the exons ATGGCTGCAGTTGCTGACAAGTCAGGTGAGGCAGCGCTAGTAGCCGCAGCTGCTAATGACAAGAAGAACAGTTTGGTGGTGGAAACACCCAAATCAGAATCAAAGGAATTCAATGTCCAAAACCTGGTTGATATGTTCACAAAGTTGAATCCTTTGGCCAAAGAATTTTTCCCATCTTCTTATCAACAAAATCAGACCAAAAATGATGGCAAATTTAATCAG AGGAGAAATAACTCCAACCAAGGTAGGAGAAGGCTTAATGGTAAAGCTTTTCGAGCTCAACGAGATGATAGTATTAGGCAAACAGTATATGTTTCTGATATTGATCAGAAT GTTACTGAAGAGCAACTTGCTGGCTTATTTAGTAATTGTGGACAA GTTGTTGATTGCCGAGTTTGTGGTGATCCACATTCAGTTCTTCGGTTTGCATTTGTGGAATTCGCAGATGAAG GTGCACGAGCTGCTTTGAACCTCAATGGGATAATGCTAGGGTTTTATCCAGTTAGGGTCTTGCCTTCGAAAACTGCCATCCTTCCCGTGAACCCCACATTTCTACCTAGG TCAGAAGATGAAAGGGAAATGTGTACCAGGACGGTTTATTGTACAAATATTGACAAGAAG GTTTCCCAAGCTGAAGTGAAGAATTTCTTCGAATCAGCCTGTGGTGAG GCGGAAAGTGCCATAGTCGCACTGAATTGTAGTGGAATGGTGCTAGGAACCCAGCCTATCAG GGTAAGTCCTTCGAAGACACCCGTGAGGCCGCGAGTTGCCCGTCCGACATTGGTTTAA
- the LOC107932691 gene encoding polyadenylate-binding protein-interacting protein 9 isoform X1: MAAVADKSGEAALVAAAANDKKNSLVVETPKSESKEFNVQNLVDMFTKLNPLAKEFFPSSYQQNQTKNDGKFNQVPVGNKSVGNENFSNRGRRNNSNQGRRRLNGKAFRAQRDDSIRQTVYVSDIDQNVTEEQLAGLFSNCGQVVDCRVCGDPHSVLRFAFVEFADEEGARAALNLNGIMLGFYPVRVLPSKTAILPVNPTFLPRSEDEREMCTRTVYCTNIDKKVSQAEVKNFFESACGEVTRLRLLGDNVHSTRIAFVEFAMAESAIVALNCSGMVLGTQPIRVSPSKTPVRPRVARPTLV, from the exons ATGGCTGCAGTTGCTGACAAGTCAGGTGAGGCAGCGCTAGTAGCCGCAGCTGCTAATGACAAGAAGAACAGTTTGGTGGTGGAAACACCCAAATCAGAATCAAAGGAATTCAATGTCCAAAACCTGGTTGATATGTTCACAAAGTTGAATCCTTTGGCCAAAGAATTTTTCCCATCTTCTTATCAACAAAATCAGACCAAAAATGATGGCAAATTTAATCAGGTGCCTGTTGGTAACAAATCAGTTGGAAATGAGAATTTCTCCAACAGAGGG AGGAGAAATAACTCCAACCAAGGTAGGAGAAGGCTTAATGGTAAAGCTTTTCGAGCTCAACGAGATGATAGTATTAGGCAAACAGTATATGTTTCTGATATTGATCAGAAT GTTACTGAAGAGCAACTTGCTGGCTTATTTAGTAATTGTGGACAA GTTGTTGATTGCCGAGTTTGTGGTGATCCACATTCAGTTCTTCGGTTTGCATTTGTGGAATTCGCAGATGAAG AAGGTGCACGAGCTGCTTTGAACCTCAATGGGATAATGCTAGGGTTTTATCCAGTTAGGGTCTTGCCTTCGAAAACTGCCATCCTTCCCGTGAACCCCACATTTCTACCTAGG TCAGAAGATGAAAGGGAAATGTGTACCAGGACGGTTTATTGTACAAATATTGACAAGAAG GTTTCCCAAGCTGAAGTGAAGAATTTCTTCGAATCAGCCTGTGGTGAG GTAACTCGATTGAGGCTTTTAGGTGATAATGTTCATTCAACCCGAATTGCTTTTGTTGAATTTGCCATG GCGGAAAGTGCCATAGTCGCACTGAATTGTAGTGGAATGGTGCTAGGAACCCAGCCTATCAG GGTAAGTCCTTCGAAGACACCCGTGAGGCCGCGAGTTGCCCGTCCGACATTGGTTTAA
- the LOC107932691 gene encoding polyadenylate-binding protein-interacting protein 9 isoform X2: MAAVADKSGEAALVAAAANDKKNSLVVETPKSESKEFNVQNLVDMFTKLNPLAKEFFPSSYQQNQTKNDGKFNQVPVGNKSVGNENFSNRGRRNNSNQGRRRLNGKAFRAQRDDSIRQTVYVSDIDQNVTEEQLAGLFSNCGQVVDCRVCGDPHSVLRFAFVEFADEGARAALNLNGIMLGFYPVRVLPSKTAILPVNPTFLPRSEDEREMCTRTVYCTNIDKKVSQAEVKNFFESACGEVTRLRLLGDNVHSTRIAFVEFAMAESAIVALNCSGMVLGTQPIRVSPSKTPVRPRVARPTLV; the protein is encoded by the exons ATGGCTGCAGTTGCTGACAAGTCAGGTGAGGCAGCGCTAGTAGCCGCAGCTGCTAATGACAAGAAGAACAGTTTGGTGGTGGAAACACCCAAATCAGAATCAAAGGAATTCAATGTCCAAAACCTGGTTGATATGTTCACAAAGTTGAATCCTTTGGCCAAAGAATTTTTCCCATCTTCTTATCAACAAAATCAGACCAAAAATGATGGCAAATTTAATCAGGTGCCTGTTGGTAACAAATCAGTTGGAAATGAGAATTTCTCCAACAGAGGG AGGAGAAATAACTCCAACCAAGGTAGGAGAAGGCTTAATGGTAAAGCTTTTCGAGCTCAACGAGATGATAGTATTAGGCAAACAGTATATGTTTCTGATATTGATCAGAAT GTTACTGAAGAGCAACTTGCTGGCTTATTTAGTAATTGTGGACAA GTTGTTGATTGCCGAGTTTGTGGTGATCCACATTCAGTTCTTCGGTTTGCATTTGTGGAATTCGCAGATGAAG GTGCACGAGCTGCTTTGAACCTCAATGGGATAATGCTAGGGTTTTATCCAGTTAGGGTCTTGCCTTCGAAAACTGCCATCCTTCCCGTGAACCCCACATTTCTACCTAGG TCAGAAGATGAAAGGGAAATGTGTACCAGGACGGTTTATTGTACAAATATTGACAAGAAG GTTTCCCAAGCTGAAGTGAAGAATTTCTTCGAATCAGCCTGTGGTGAG GTAACTCGATTGAGGCTTTTAGGTGATAATGTTCATTCAACCCGAATTGCTTTTGTTGAATTTGCCATG GCGGAAAGTGCCATAGTCGCACTGAATTGTAGTGGAATGGTGCTAGGAACCCAGCCTATCAG GGTAAGTCCTTCGAAGACACCCGTGAGGCCGCGAGTTGCCCGTCCGACATTGGTTTAA
- the LOC107932691 gene encoding polyadenylate-binding protein-interacting protein 9 isoform X4, producing the protein MAAVADKSGEAALVAAAANDKKNSLVVETPKSESKEFNVQNLVDMFTKLNPLAKEFFPSSYQQNQTKNDGKFNQRRNNSNQGRRRLNGKAFRAQRDDSIRQTVYVSDIDQNVTEEQLAGLFSNCGQVVDCRVCGDPHSVLRFAFVEFADEGARAALNLNGIMLGFYPVRVLPSKTAILPVNPTFLPRSEDEREMCTRTVYCTNIDKKVSQAEVKNFFESACGEVTRLRLLGDNVHSTRIAFVEFAMAESAIVALNCSGMVLGTQPIRVSPSKTPVRPRVARPTLV; encoded by the exons ATGGCTGCAGTTGCTGACAAGTCAGGTGAGGCAGCGCTAGTAGCCGCAGCTGCTAATGACAAGAAGAACAGTTTGGTGGTGGAAACACCCAAATCAGAATCAAAGGAATTCAATGTCCAAAACCTGGTTGATATGTTCACAAAGTTGAATCCTTTGGCCAAAGAATTTTTCCCATCTTCTTATCAACAAAATCAGACCAAAAATGATGGCAAATTTAATCAG AGGAGAAATAACTCCAACCAAGGTAGGAGAAGGCTTAATGGTAAAGCTTTTCGAGCTCAACGAGATGATAGTATTAGGCAAACAGTATATGTTTCTGATATTGATCAGAAT GTTACTGAAGAGCAACTTGCTGGCTTATTTAGTAATTGTGGACAA GTTGTTGATTGCCGAGTTTGTGGTGATCCACATTCAGTTCTTCGGTTTGCATTTGTGGAATTCGCAGATGAAG GTGCACGAGCTGCTTTGAACCTCAATGGGATAATGCTAGGGTTTTATCCAGTTAGGGTCTTGCCTTCGAAAACTGCCATCCTTCCCGTGAACCCCACATTTCTACCTAGG TCAGAAGATGAAAGGGAAATGTGTACCAGGACGGTTTATTGTACAAATATTGACAAGAAG GTTTCCCAAGCTGAAGTGAAGAATTTCTTCGAATCAGCCTGTGGTGAG GTAACTCGATTGAGGCTTTTAGGTGATAATGTTCATTCAACCCGAATTGCTTTTGTTGAATTTGCCATG GCGGAAAGTGCCATAGTCGCACTGAATTGTAGTGGAATGGTGCTAGGAACCCAGCCTATCAG GGTAAGTCCTTCGAAGACACCCGTGAGGCCGCGAGTTGCCCGTCCGACATTGGTTTAA